A DNA window from Deltaproteobacteria bacterium contains the following coding sequences:
- a CDS encoding DUF2283 domain-containing protein, with translation MAQVKVFYDETGNTLTVWFGDPESEYISEETGEEVILMKDKAGHVIGFEKLNFTVAKPKHLQVAFETVGG, from the coding sequence ATGGCCCAAGTGAAAGTTTTTTACGATGAAACCGGCAATACGCTCACCGTCTGGTTTGGCGATCCTGAGAGCGAGTACATCAGCGAGGAAACCGGTGAGGAAGTCATCCTCATGAAGGACAAGGCTGGTCATGTCATCGGTTTTGAAAAGCTCAATTTCACGGTCGCCAAACCCAAGCATCTACAAGTGGCGTTCGAAACGGTAGGCGGCTAA
- a CDS encoding DUF4258 domain-containing protein: MARALSPDDVLFEVLSPLGFRVRVTRGYWEVIVSIKHPVMAGHEQDVKETLETPSEIRLSKNDSTVHLFYRQKEIGRWVCAVAKRLDGEGFLITAYPTDAIKEGEQIWPK; this comes from the coding sequence GTGGCTCGAGCACTCTCCCCGGATGATGTTCTCTTTGAAGTTTTGAGTCCGCTTGGATTTCGTGTACGCGTCACACGCGGCTACTGGGAAGTCATCGTTTCGATCAAGCATCCGGTCATGGCGGGACATGAACAGGATGTCAAAGAAACGCTTGAAACTCCCAGCGAGATTCGATTGAGCAAGAACGATTCGACAGTTCACCTGTTTTACCGGCAGAAAGAGATCGGACGATGGGTATGTGCTGTGGCCAAGCGTCTCGATGGTGAAGGCTTTCTGATTACAGCTTACCCAACCGACGCGATCAAAGAAGGAGAACAGATATGGCCCAAGTGA
- a CDS encoding DUF4926 domain-containing protein, with protein sequence MKQRKLKLLETIALLQDIPSRKLKRGEVGTVEEILAPNFYEVEFCDDEGQTYAELALRGIQIIPLHNQSPLRIVA encoded by the coding sequence ATGAAACAACGAAAACTCAAACTATTGGAAACCATCGCACTGCTTCAAGACATACCATCCCGCAAGCTGAAACGCGGCGAAGTTGGCACGGTAGAAGAAATCCTTGCGCCCAATTTTTACGAAGTTGAATTCTGTGATGACGAAGGGCAAACCTACGCCGAACTGGCGTTACGCGGCATACAGATCATCCCGTTACATAACCAGAGCCCATTAAGAATTGTCGCGTGA
- a CDS encoding tetratricopeptide repeat protein — protein MPRTTSNAAYSASFTNQGTNLLNKGKAKEVILLAEEREKKSPMDPYVYWFRGKAYYQLGEYDAALKDILVADEICPVWHEEYTGPFIKRIKEKLTEKG, from the coding sequence ATGCCTCGCACCACATCCAACGCTGCTTATTCTGCCTCCTTTACGAACCAGGGCACAAACCTCTTAAACAAAGGCAAGGCAAAAGAAGTCATCCTGTTGGCAGAAGAACGCGAAAAGAAGTCTCCTATGGATCCGTACGTGTATTGGTTTCGGGGCAAAGCCTACTACCAATTAGGAGAGTATGATGCTGCGTTAAAAGATATACTTGTTGCGGACGAGATCTGCCCAGTGTGGCACGAAGAATATACCGGGCCTTTCATCAAGAGAATCAAAGAAAAACTTACTGAGAAGGGCTAG